AAAAATAACCATATAAAAAAATTGATGTTGATTTTTCAAGATTTTGAAGAATTATTTTATGAGGAAAATTTTAAATTGTTTAACGATGAATTAAAACATCAGCTTGAAGAATCAATGAAAATTGATATGAAAGAAAGGCTCAATCTTTACGAGCGAAACAGAGTTAGAATAATTAGTGCAAATGATAAGGAATATCCAAAGAAACTAAAGGAAATAAAAGATTATCCAGTATTTTTGTACTTAAAGGGGAAAAAACTGAAGGATTATGATAAAATAAAAATTGATAAAGATAAGATTTCAGTGGAAAATAAACGGAATATAGCAGTTGTAGGTACAAGAAGAGCTACAAAATTTGGAAAAACAGCTTGTGAAAAAATTGTAAATGAACTTGTAAATTATGATGTGACCTTAATTAGCGGACTTGCAGAGGGAATTGACACAGTTGCCTTGAAAACTGCGCTTGATAAGGGAATAGAAGTTGTATCAGTAGTGGGGACTGGGCTGGATATTGTATATCCCTATGACAATCGAGGCTTGTGGGAAAGGATTGCGGAAAATGGAACTATTGTAAGTGAATATCCGTTGGGAACACAGCCTACTAGATGGACTTTTCCAAGGAGAAATCGGATTATTGCGGGAATGTCAGATGGAATTTTGGTGGCTGAAAGTTTTAAAAAAGGCGGCGCATTAATTACTGCAGAATTGGGATTTAGTATGAACCGTGAAATTTTTGCCATTCCAGGATTTATAAATTATCCGTCTTTTGAAGGCTGTAATGACTTGATTAAAAATAATAAGGCAAAATTAACAACTTGTGGAAATGATATTGCGATTGAGTTTTTGTGGGATATAAAAAAGGAAAAAAGCAAATTACAGAAATTGACAGAGGAAGAGCAGATTGTTTTTGAAGTAATTACAGAAGAAGTAAGTTTTGAGCAGATATTGCAAAATGTGAAGGAAAAAATTGAGAAAAATAAATTATTTTCCGTAATTATGAGTTTAAAAATTAGAGGATTGATTACAGAAACAAATGGGGCGAAGTATATAAGAATAGTATAATTAAAGCAGGGGAGTATTAATTGCCACACCTTTGTATTTCCGCTTGTCTAAACATTTTTTAATTAGTAATATTAAAAAATAATAAGTAAAATTTTGTATAGAACGTGGGTATAGGGAGATGTTGTTTGATCTCTTGCTTGAAAACTGTTATAAATGAAAACAAAAAAATTTATTAATTAAAATGACTTAAAATAAATATTTAAATAGATAAAGAAATAAGGAGAAATTAGAGTTGGCTAGAAAGTTAGTTATTGTTGAGTCACCGTCAAAGGCGAAAACCATTGAAAAAATACTTGGTAGAAATTATGAAGTTGTCGCATCTTATGGGCATGTGATTGATTTGCCAAAAACTAAAATTGGGATAGATGTGGAAAATAATTTTGAGCCGCAGTATAAGGTTATAAAGGGGAAAGGTGAGATTTTAAAAAAATTAAAGGAAAAGGCAAAAAAGGCAAGCAATGTTTATCTGGCTTCGGATCAGGACAGGGAAGGGGAAGCCATTGCCTGGCACATTTCAAATTACATTAAGCAGCCTGATAAAACTAGGAGAATTGAATTTAATGAGATAACTAAGACGGCTGTAAATAATGCAATTAATAGCCCAAGAGATATTAATAATAATCTTGTTAATGCGCAGCAGGCCAGAAGATTGCTGGATAGAATAGTGGGATATAAAATAAGTCCGCTTCTATGGAAAATAATTAACCGTAATGCAAGTGCTGGACGGGTTCAGTCGGTTGCACTAAAATTGATTTGTGACCTGGAAGATGAAATAAATGCGTTTGTGCCGCAAAAATATTGGGAAGTCAGTGCATTAATTGAAAAAGATATTAATCTTAATTTGGTAAAAATTGCAGATGAAAAAGTGGATAAAATATTTGATGAAAAAGTTATAAAAAAATTAAAGAAAGACTTGAAAAATGAATCGTTGACACTTGAAAAAATAGAAGTTAAGAAAAAGTCGCAAAGACCGCCACTTGTGTTTAAAACAAGTACACTGCAGCAGCTTGCTTCTTCATATCTTGGATATGGCGCAAGTAAAACTATGAGAATTGCGCAGCAGCTTTATGAAGGGCTTGAGATTGACGGTGAAAACAAAGGGCTTATAACTTATATGAGAACTGATTCTACAAGAATTTCCGTTGATGCAATAAATATGGCAAAGGATTACATTACCCAAAATTATGGGGAAAAATATGTAGGAAAATATGTAGTGAAAAATTCAAAGTCAAATGTTCAGGATGCCCATGAAGGAATTCGTCCATCAGATATAAATTTAGTTCCTGATGAAATAAAGGGATATTTGACAAATGAGCAGTATAAATTGTATAAATTGATTTGGGACAGATTTTTAGTTTCGCAGTTTGCAGCGATGCAGTATGAGCAAATGCAAATTAATGCTGTAAATAAAGATTACCGTTTTAGAGGAACAATTAACAAAGTTATTTTTGATGGATATTACAAGATTTTTAAAGATGAAGATGAAATTAAGACTGGAGATTTTCCAGAATTAAAAGAGGGAAGCGTTCATCCAATTGAAAAATTGAACATTGAAGAAGGAATTACAAAGCCGCCAACAAGATTTTCAGAAGCGACTCTTGTTAAAAAATTAGAATCTGAAGGAATCGGACGTCCATCAACCTATGCTTCGATTGTCGAAACTTTGAAAACAAGGGAATATGTGGAAATTATTGAAAAACGTTTTTTCCCGACATATCTGGGATATGAAGTTAAAGATGAACTTGTGAAGAATTTTAAAGACATTATGAATGTGAAATTTACTGCGAATATGGAAAAGGATTTGGACAAAGTTGAAGAAGGGACTGTTGAATGGGTTCAGCTTTTAAGGGATTTTTATAGTTCGCTGGAAAAGGATATTGTCAAGTTTGAAAAGGAAATTGATGAAATAAAAAATCGTAGAGTTGTGGCGGATGTGATGGATTCTGAAGGGAATCCAATGATTTTAAAAACTGGATTGTATGGAAAATATTTGATAAGTGAAACAAATGAAAAGGAAAAAATTTCATTAAAGGGAATTCCTGTATCGCCTGAAGAGATTAGAAAGGGAGAAATCTTCGTAAAGGAAGCGGTTGAAAAACTTCAAAATAATAAAAAGGGAATCCCGACTGATTATTCTGATGAAAATGGAGTCAAATATGTATTAAAAGTTGGAAGATATGGAGAATATCTTGAAAGTGAAAATTATGAAAATGATGAAAAAAGAATGTCGCTGCCGCTGGAATTGAAGCAAAAATATAGAAAAGGTTCTGTAATTGAACTGGATGGCGTTTTGCAAATAAATGAGGAAATGAAACGCCTTTCTGAAATTGACAGAAAAATAATAGAAGAAGCTGGAGTTTGCGAGTTTTGTGGAAGACCTTATGAAATAAAAACTGGAAGATTTGGAAAATTCCTTGCCTGTACAGGTTACCCAGAATGTAAGACAATAAAGAATATAAAAACTGGGAAAGTAACAAGAGTGACTGAAAAGGAAGAAAAAACAAAAACTAAAAAGGCGGTTTCTAAAAAAACAGCTAAAAAATCAACTTCCAAAGCAAAAACTAAAAAGACAGCGACAGCAAAAAAGAAGAAAACAACTAAAAAGTCATAAAGGCAAGAAGGTGAAGAAAATATGAAAAAAACTGGAATGGATAAGTTATTTGATAAATATGTAAAGAGGATTCAGTCTGGAGATACAAAGGCTATGAATGAGATTGCCCTTATTTTTCAAAATAACTATGAAGATGAAAATGCAGAAAAGTGGTTTTTAAAGGCAATTGAGGCAGGAGATTATGAATATGCCAATAATTTAGGATATTTATATGCCAATCGGCACGATTTTGAAAATGCAGAAAAGTATTATTTGATTGCAATTGAAAATAATGATTATGATGCTTTGAATAATTTGGCAATTTTGTATGAGCAATATGGGAAAATTGAAGAGGCAGAAAAATATTATTTGGAGTCGGTTGAGAAAAATTGTGAAGGTGCAGAAAAGAATCTGCTTATGTTTTATAATAGTACGGGTCAGATTGAAAAAGCTAAGGATTTGTATATGCATTTAGCCTGGAAAAATGATACTGATGCAATGAATCGGCTAGGAATAATTTTTGGAAACGAAGGAAATTTTGAGGAATCAAAAAAATGGTTCTTAAAGGCTGCGGCATTGGGAGATGAGCATGCTAAAAATAATTTGAAAGTATTGGAAGAAAATTTGAAAAAGTAAAATAGTTTTTACATTGAAAGATTTAAAATTAGGAATTTCATATTTTAGTAATAATAAAAAAATAAGAGGATTAACTTCTGTTTGTTACACAGTTGTCAATCCTTTTTTTACTTAAAATTTTTGTATTTAAGACTATTTTCCGTTATATAGCAAAACTGATTTAAAATTTAACTTAAAAGTTATGATTGCTTTGCTCAAATCCTAAGTTTATATGATTTTGAATAGGGTCAAATATAATAATGTGTTTGTTTTAAATTTTTTTAACAAGAGATTCTGATTCTCCTTACCAGAAAGTAAATAAAATATATTTAAATTATAAATTTGCTATTTCAAAATAATAGTATTAATTTTCCAAGTATTCTTTATTAAATTGTATCATTTTTTCGACATTTGCAATAACTAAAAGCATATCATTTTCTAAAATTTTTTCATCTGGTAAAAGCGATATTCTAAGTTCTTCGCTTTCCCTTTTTATCCCAATTACATTCATTTCGTATTTTTTTCTCAAATTCAGTTCAATTAGATTTTTGCCTATAATTCTTTTCGGAACTTTAAATTCAAAAATCCTGTATTTTTCAGAAAATTTTAAATGTTCTGTGACATCTGGCTTTAAAAATTCAAAAGCTAAATCTATTCCAACTGTTTCATCAGGAAATACAACTTTAGTTGCTCCAATTTTTTCCAAAACCTTTCCTTCAATTTTTGTAATAGCTTTACAAATAATAGTTTTTATTCCTAATTCTTTTAACATAACCGTGACTAATGCACTTGTTTGCAAACTGCCCTCAATACAAATAAATGCTACCTCAAAATCATCGCTATTTACCATTTTCTTTAGTGAATTTTCTTCTGTTACATCAAAAGAAACTGCTTCTCCGACGGTACCATCGTCTATTATTTGCTGTATAAGTTCCTCATTTTTGTCGATTACAAGTACAGTTTCATTGTGTCTATAAAGTGTTTTTGCAATACTTCTCCCGAATTTTCCTGCTCCTATAACTAAATATCCTGCCATTTTTCCTCCTCAAAATTATCCTATCAAAATATTTTCTTGTGGATAAGTATAATGTCCTTTTTTTAAATTTGACTTTGACAATGCCAAAGTGATTGTGAGCGGTCCAACTCTTCCAACGAACATTGTAACAATAAGTATAAATTTTGAAATATCCGAAAGACTTGGTGTCAAATCTCTAGAAAGTCCAACTGTTCCAAATGCTGAATATACTTCAAATGCCAAATCCAGAAAATTTTTATTTCTTTCAAATAAAATTAATAAAAATACACAAATTACCGTATAAATAAGTGAAATAAATAATATAGCGATTGCTTTGCTATAAATTCTCCAGCTAATACTTCTCTTGTCATATTCGACTGCATCCTTATTTTTAAGTGTTGCCAAAGTTCCTAAGACTATAAGCCCAAGCGTCGTAGTCTTTATTCCGCCACCAGTTGAGCCTGGAGAAGCGCCGATAAACATTAAAATAATAAATAAAAGTGAAGTTGACCTTTTTAGACCTAAAATTGAAATTGTGTTAAATCCAGCGGTTCTCGTTGATACACTTTGAAAAAATGATGCTTCTAATTTTTGCACAAAAGATAAGTTTCCAATCGTGCTTTTATTGGAATATTCCAAGATAAACATTGCAAATGTTCCAGCAATTATTAAAAAAATGGATATTTTAATGCTCAATTTAGTTGTCAAAGTCAGTCTTTTCTCCTTTTTCGTAAAAACATTGTAGCAATTTAAAATTGTTGAAAATCCGATTCCGCCTAGAAATATTAGAAGTGGAATTGTAATATTTATCAAAAAACTGTTTTTAAATCCATATAAATTGTCTGAAAATAATGAAAATCCAGCATTGCAAAATGCTGACACAGAATGGAAAAGTGAATAATAAACTGCTTTAAAAAAACTAAACCTTTTTATAAATTCAAAAAATAAAACAATAGCTCCAATAAATTCAATCAAGATTACAGAAAAAATAACTTTTTTCACATATTCTTCAATTCTAAAAGTTGTGTCAATGTTTATATCTTCTTGAACTATTTTTTTGGTATAATATCCAATTTTCTTTGAAATCATAATAATTATAACTGATGTGAACGTTATAACCCCAAGTCCTCCAAGCTGTATCAAAATCAAAATTATAATTTGCCCGAAAGTATTGTAAACACTGCCAATATCAATACTAGAAAGCCCTGTCACACAAATAGCTGAAGTTGCTATAAAAAATCCATCAATCAACTTTACACTTTTTCCATAATTCACAGAAATCGGCAAAGATAATAAAATTCCGCCTAAAACTGTCACTATTACAAATGATAATAATATTGTCATATATGGTGAAAAAGATTTATTTTTAAAAAACATTTCATTTCCTCTATTCATTTTTCCTTTTTAAATTATTTAATTCTTTAAAATAAATATACCACATTCAATTTTTTTTGTCAATTATGGAAATTAAGAAAAATTTTATAAACATAGATATTTGGTTATGTAAATTTAATTACCTCTAATTTTTGCTCTCTCTCAAGGATTAAAAAAGGTTTGACAAGTTTGATTAATTGTGATAAATTTAAAAAAGTCATTTGATTTATTTAAGATAAATAATAAAAATTATCTAGGCAGTTGTAAAAGTAAAATTGAATAACAGTAGTATTTATGGTTAAGCCCCTTGTCCAAAAGTGGAGAAAAGAAGAAAATTAAATGTAAAAATACTGTATTTATCGTACTTTTCAGACTTTTACAAATGACTAAATAAAAATTATTAGAAAGGAGAGAAATACTAAAAATATGGAATTTTATAATTTTAATTATTTAGAAAACCAAAAATTTGTAACGGATAAATTTTTTCTTGTTGTAATTATTTTCGTAATTGCATTTATTGTATTTGCATTTTGGAAATGGTTTAAAGGAAGCATTTCACTTAGAGATAAACAGCTTAGTTTGCTTGGATTGATGTTTATTTTCTTATTTGCATTATATCATTATGATAATTATAGAGCGAAAAATAATGAAGAAAAAGTTTATAAAAATTCGGCAAGCGTTATAAAAAAATTATCTGAAAAATTTAAAGTTAATGAAAATGATATTTTTATAAATACACCTGAAATAACAGAGGATACTGTTTATAAAATAAAAGACAAATTTTACCAAATTCACTGGGTAGGAAATAATATCTTGGTTGAACAAATGACAGTGCCTTATGTGGATGAAGTTAAAACAATTAAAGAATAATAGCATTTAAGTTGAAAAAATATAAAAGAAAGGAAGATGATGTAATTTTGGATTTTATAATTCTTGTTGCAATAAAACTTACAATTGGATTTATTGCATTAGTTTTGTTTATGAATTTAAATGGACGCAGCCAACTGGCACCAACATCAACAGAAGATCAAATAGGTAATTATGTCCTTGGGGGAATTATCGGTGGTGTAATTTATAGTCCAAATATATCAATAATTCAATTTTTAATAGTTCTTTTGATATGGGGACTTCTAATGACAATAACTGATTTTCTAAAAAATACAAATAAAAGCGTAAAAAAAATGATAGATGGACAAGTTGTATACTTAATAAGAGATGGAAAAATGCTAACAGAAAATTTTGCACAAGCGACACTTTCAATTCCTGATTTTTACACAAAGTTGAGAACAAAAGGTGTTATGCAAATATCAGATATAGAAGAAGCTTTTATGGAATCAAATGGACAACTTATCGTTATAAAAAAAGGTGAAGACGGTTATTCAAATTTATTAGTTTCTGAAGGGAATATACAAGAGGATAACTTGAAACATATTGGAAAAGATGATAATTGGTTGAAGGAAGAGTTGGCGAAATATAACGTTACTGATCTTGGTGAACTTTTCATTGTTGAATATAGCGGTGATGGAAAACTTTTTATTGTGAAAAAATAGAAAAATTTTAAGAGAGAAAAATACTTAAATGGCGATATAGTTTGCTAGTTGAGTATTTTTTATTTTATTGCTAAAATTTTAGACACATATAAATATTAATCTAATTTTAAAAATTCAGATTGAAAAAATTATCAGATGTGATATAATATTATTGTAAAAGTAAAAATTAATTGAAAAAAAGAATTTACAGAATAAATATTTTATACTATAATAAACATAGTGAAACTAATCTAAAATCAGAAACAAAAGTTGTGACTATTTTACTCAAATCTTAAATTTATATGATTTTTAACGGTTTAATTTTGAATGAGTTTGAGTATGTTAGTAAAAAAAGGATTGAAGGCAATATTTAAAGTAAAAAATAAAATAAATTTGAGGAGGCGGAAATAATGGGAAAAAAAGCATTAGTAATTGGAGCTGGAGGAGTATCGAATGTAGTTTGCCATAAGTGTGCACAAAATTCAGAAGTGTTTAGTTCAATTATGATAGCTAGCCGTACGAAGGCGAAATGTGATGAAATTAAGGAAAGAATTGAAAAAAGCAAATATGCAGGAAGAATTGAGATCCAGACTGCACAGGTGGATGCTAATAATGTACCTGAGTTGGTAGCGTTGATTAAAGAATACAAGCCTGACATTGTGATAAATGTGGCTTTGCCGTATCAAGATTTGACAATTATGGATGCTTGTCTTGAAACTA
The DNA window shown above is from Leptotrichia wadei and carries:
- the dprA gene encoding DNA-processing protein DprA, with translation MEWLRLKEYGMKNNHIKKLMLIFQDFEELFYEENFKLFNDELKHQLEESMKIDMKERLNLYERNRVRIISANDKEYPKKLKEIKDYPVFLYLKGKKLKDYDKIKIDKDKISVENKRNIAVVGTRRATKFGKTACEKIVNELVNYDVTLISGLAEGIDTVALKTALDKGIEVVSVVGTGLDIVYPYDNRGLWERIAENGTIVSEYPLGTQPTRWTFPRRNRIIAGMSDGILVAESFKKGGALITAELGFSMNREIFAIPGFINYPSFEGCNDLIKNNKAKLTTCGNDIAIEFLWDIKKEKSKLQKLTEEEQIVFEVITEEVSFEQILQNVKEKIEKNKLFSVIMSLKIRGLITETNGAKYIRIV
- the topA gene encoding type I DNA topoisomerase, whose translation is MARKLVIVESPSKAKTIEKILGRNYEVVASYGHVIDLPKTKIGIDVENNFEPQYKVIKGKGEILKKLKEKAKKASNVYLASDQDREGEAIAWHISNYIKQPDKTRRIEFNEITKTAVNNAINSPRDINNNLVNAQQARRLLDRIVGYKISPLLWKIINRNASAGRVQSVALKLICDLEDEINAFVPQKYWEVSALIEKDINLNLVKIADEKVDKIFDEKVIKKLKKDLKNESLTLEKIEVKKKSQRPPLVFKTSTLQQLASSYLGYGASKTMRIAQQLYEGLEIDGENKGLITYMRTDSTRISVDAINMAKDYITQNYGEKYVGKYVVKNSKSNVQDAHEGIRPSDINLVPDEIKGYLTNEQYKLYKLIWDRFLVSQFAAMQYEQMQINAVNKDYRFRGTINKVIFDGYYKIFKDEDEIKTGDFPELKEGSVHPIEKLNIEEGITKPPTRFSEATLVKKLESEGIGRPSTYASIVETLKTREYVEIIEKRFFPTYLGYEVKDELVKNFKDIMNVKFTANMEKDLDKVEEGTVEWVQLLRDFYSSLEKDIVKFEKEIDEIKNRRVVADVMDSEGNPMILKTGLYGKYLISETNEKEKISLKGIPVSPEEIRKGEIFVKEAVEKLQNNKKGIPTDYSDENGVKYVLKVGRYGEYLESENYENDEKRMSLPLELKQKYRKGSVIELDGVLQINEEMKRLSEIDRKIIEEAGVCEFCGRPYEIKTGRFGKFLACTGYPECKTIKNIKTGKVTRVTEKEEKTKTKKAVSKKTAKKSTSKAKTKKTATAKKKKTTKKS
- a CDS encoding tetratricopeptide repeat protein — translated: MKKTGMDKLFDKYVKRIQSGDTKAMNEIALIFQNNYEDENAEKWFLKAIEAGDYEYANNLGYLYANRHDFENAEKYYLIAIENNDYDALNNLAILYEQYGKIEEAEKYYLESVEKNCEGAEKNLLMFYNSTGQIEKAKDLYMHLAWKNDTDAMNRLGIIFGNEGNFEESKKWFLKAAALGDEHAKNNLKVLEENLKK
- a CDS encoding potassium channel family protein, with amino-acid sequence MAGYLVIGAGKFGRSIAKTLYRHNETVLVIDKNEELIQQIIDDGTVGEAVSFDVTEENSLKKMVNSDDFEVAFICIEGSLQTSALVTVMLKELGIKTIICKAITKIEGKVLEKIGATKVVFPDETVGIDLAFEFLKPDVTEHLKFSEKYRIFEFKVPKRIIGKNLIELNLRKKYEMNVIGIKRESEELRISLLPDEKILENDMLLVIANVEKMIQFNKEYLEN
- a CDS encoding TrkH family potassium uptake protein encodes the protein MFFKNKSFSPYMTILLSFVIVTVLGGILLSLPISVNYGKSVKLIDGFFIATSAICVTGLSSIDIGSVYNTFGQIIILILIQLGGLGVITFTSVIIIMISKKIGYYTKKIVQEDINIDTTFRIEEYVKKVIFSVILIEFIGAIVLFFEFIKRFSFFKAVYYSLFHSVSAFCNAGFSLFSDNLYGFKNSFLINITIPLLIFLGGIGFSTILNCYNVFTKKEKRLTLTTKLSIKISIFLIIAGTFAMFILEYSNKSTIGNLSFVQKLEASFFQSVSTRTAGFNTISILGLKRSTSLLFIILMFIGASPGSTGGGIKTTTLGLIVLGTLATLKNKDAVEYDKRSISWRIYSKAIAILFISLIYTVICVFLLILFERNKNFLDLAFEVYSAFGTVGLSRDLTPSLSDISKFILIVTMFVGRVGPLTITLALSKSNLKKGHYTYPQENILIG
- a CDS encoding DUF3290 family protein; translation: MEFYNFNYLENQKFVTDKFFLVVIIFVIAFIVFAFWKWFKGSISLRDKQLSLLGLMFIFLFALYHYDNYRAKNNEEKVYKNSASVIKKLSEKFKVNENDIFINTPEITEDTVYKIKDKFYQIHWVGNNILVEQMTVPYVDEVKTIKE
- a CDS encoding DUF421 domain-containing protein translates to MKKYKRKEDDVILDFIILVAIKLTIGFIALVLFMNLNGRSQLAPTSTEDQIGNYVLGGIIGGVIYSPNISIIQFLIVLLIWGLLMTITDFLKNTNKSVKKMIDGQVVYLIRDGKMLTENFAQATLSIPDFYTKLRTKGVMQISDIEEAFMESNGQLIVIKKGEDGYSNLLVSEGNIQEDNLKHIGKDDNWLKEELAKYNVTDLGELFIVEYSGDGKLFIVKK